In Oscillospiraceae bacterium, one DNA window encodes the following:
- a CDS encoding SpoIIIAH-like family protein has translation MNNLAKITLTDDVMASRLYDGLQNSPAESVNKPEETVQQEPDEQNSVKKKKFTFKMKKPIFKVKNLGINPAKKHKMTPGALRKNTLVACCVLLIAAAVWLNFTFAETPAGQLVDGHGEDVEAQGKILGESAFVGSEGDVTEDYFSVAVINRQRVRDEAIDMLREVVDNVETNSAIRENAFNEMTRMAGETNSEINIENLVTAKGFEECVAVISGNTANIIVKSDGLLPEHIAQIQEIVYTQSGTAIENIKIIEKQ, from the coding sequence ATGAACAATTTAGCCAAAATAACACTGACCGACGATGTAATGGCATCCCGACTTTACGACGGACTTCAGAACAGCCCCGCGGAATCCGTAAATAAGCCTGAAGAAACCGTACAGCAGGAACCCGACGAGCAAAACTCCGTCAAAAAGAAAAAATTCACCTTTAAAATGAAAAAGCCGATATTCAAGGTGAAAAACCTTGGAATAAATCCCGCAAAAAAACATAAAATGACCCCGGGAGCTTTGCGTAAAAACACACTTGTGGCATGTTGTGTGCTTCTTATTGCGGCGGCTGTATGGCTGAATTTCACCTTCGCCGAGACCCCGGCGGGACAGCTTGTTGACGGGCACGGAGAGGATGTTGAGGCACAGGGGAAGATTCTCGGTGAGTCTGCCTTTGTGGGAAGCGAAGGCGATGTGACGGAGGACTATTTCTCGGTAGCGGTAATCAACCGTCAGCGTGTACGTGACGAAGCTATTGATATGCTTCGTGAGGTGGTGGATAACGTAGAAACCAATTCTGCAATACGCGAAAATGCTTTTAATGAAATGACACGTATGGCGGGTGAGACCAACAGCGAAATAAATATTGAAAACCTTGTCACCGCCAAGGGCTTTGAGGAATGTGTTGCCGTAATCAGCGGAAATACCGCAAATATTATCGTTAAAAGTGACGGGCTTCTTCCCGAGCATATAGCTCAGATACAGGAGATTGTTTACACCCAGTCGGGAACTGCAATAGAGAATATAAAAATAATTGAAAAACAGTAG
- a CDS encoding DUF1887 family protein, translated as MTLIEIFETCQLDNIATGLRLGADKIIFLGFKKVMSEKRRNSLENFIKLKGLDIQLEYQPVSASDYGYTFSILQDIVSKNPECCLDITGGEEILLAAMGAVSAQNNIPMVQMDVRSGRMIPIAFAESIPQTEKSQMTIEESIVLNGGLIVNDENDFEWNLTEDFKADIETMWNICKSGCGYWNRQCTSFYDIEQFTKPDDVMFVYIDLEFAEKKGLNITLNPRIMDALINAGLIYDYMYREDNVLSFRYKNEQVYQCLTKAGNILELYAYVLLNEISAQQPGYYDDVDIGIYVDWDGVIQDTTMTRERDTRNEIDIMLMRDIVPVFISCKNGEVKKEALYELNTMAQHFGGKYAKKIMLATYMSGNEQSKKYIKRRADDMNIDIIDGIETMTREEFKQKLITRVK; from the coding sequence ATGACATTAATTGAAATTTTCGAAACCTGTCAACTTGATAACATTGCAACAGGTCTGAGACTGGGTGCGGATAAAATAATTTTTCTGGGCTTTAAAAAGGTTATGAGCGAAAAGCGCAGGAATTCACTGGAAAACTTCATAAAACTCAAAGGACTTGACATACAGCTTGAGTATCAGCCTGTCAGCGCAAGTGATTACGGCTATACCTTTAGTATTCTGCAGGATATAGTGTCGAAAAATCCCGAATGCTGTCTTGATATTACCGGCGGTGAGGAAATTTTGCTTGCGGCTATGGGTGCTGTTTCAGCTCAGAATAATATACCCATGGTACAGATGGATGTGCGAAGCGGCAGAATGATACCCATCGCTTTTGCCGAAAGCATACCGCAGACCGAAAAAAGTCAGATGACCATTGAGGAAAGCATCGTACTCAACGGCGGACTTATCGTAAATGACGAAAACGATTTTGAGTGGAATCTTACCGAGGATTTCAAGGCGGATATAGAGACTATGTGGAATATCTGCAAGTCGGGCTGCGGATACTGGAACCGCCAGTGTACTTCTTTTTACGATATTGAGCAGTTTACAAAGCCGGACGATGTGATGTTTGTATATATCGACCTTGAATTTGCAGAGAAAAAAGGCTTGAATATAACACTCAACCCGCGTATTATGGATGCACTTATAAATGCAGGGCTGATATATGATTATATGTACCGTGAGGATAATGTGCTTTCCTTCCGCTATAAAAATGAACAGGTTTATCAGTGCCTTACCAAGGCGGGAAATATTCTTGAATTGTATGCATATGTGCTGTTAAATGAAATATCCGCACAACAACCGGGCTACTATGACGATGTGGATATCGGCATTTACGTTGACTGGGACGGAGTTATTCAGGATACAACCATGACCCGCGAAAGAGACACCCGTAATGAGATAGATATAATGCTTATGCGTGATATAGTGCCTGTATTCATTTCATGTAAAAACGGCGAGGTAAAAAAAGAAGCCCTTTACGAGCTTAATACCATGGCACAGCATTTCGGCGGAAAATATGCCAAAAAGATAATGCTTGCTACATATATGTCGGGCAATGAGCAAAGCAAAAAGTACATAAAACGCCGTGCGGACGATATGAATATCGACATTATCGACGGCATTGAAACCATGACCCGCGAGGAATTCAAGCAAAAGCTTATAACGAGAGTGAAATAA
- a CDS encoding Gfo/Idh/MocA family oxidoreductase, with amino-acid sequence MNIAFAGFRHGHILGLYKTASEHPEVTIKGCFEDNTPAREATIKNIGAEFCYNTYEQLLGDPQVDAVAIGDYFSRRGSMVIKALESGKHVICDKPVCTDLKELDRIEELVNKTGLQVCCMLDLRYCTPAMEVKAMIEDGVIGDVKTVNFTGQHCLDYGNRPAWYFEEGKQGGTINDIAIHGIDLIRFMTGKNLTKVNFAKCWNAFATQEPDFKDGGQFIIEMDGISVTSDVTYSAPKFSGTLPTYWEFCIWGTEGMISFNLAEECIKLYKGEKTVIPCPAKPMDYLNAFMKEIKGEKTIMDTKGVLDSQRQTLLIQQFADKQ; translated from the coding sequence ATGAATATAGCATTTGCCGGATTTCGCCACGGACACATTCTGGGGCTTTACAAAACCGCATCCGAGCATCCCGAGGTCACTATCAAGGGCTGTTTTGAGGATAACACACCCGCAAGAGAAGCGACGATTAAAAATATCGGGGCAGAGTTCTGCTACAACACCTACGAACAGCTGCTGGGTGACCCTCAGGTAGACGCCGTTGCTATCGGTGACTATTTTTCAAGACGCGGAAGTATGGTTATAAAGGCGCTGGAAAGCGGTAAGCATGTTATATGCGATAAGCCCGTATGCACCGACCTCAAGGAGCTTGACAGAATAGAAGAGCTGGTTAACAAAACAGGGCTTCAGGTATGCTGTATGCTGGATTTGCGTTACTGCACTCCCGCCATGGAAGTAAAGGCAATGATAGAGGATGGCGTTATAGGTGATGTGAAAACCGTAAACTTCACCGGGCAGCACTGTCTCGACTACGGTAACCGTCCCGCATGGTACTTTGAAGAAGGAAAGCAAGGCGGAACAATAAACGATATTGCCATTCACGGCATTGACCTTATCCGCTTTATGACCGGCAAAAATCTTACAAAGGTGAATTTTGCAAAATGCTGGAATGCTTTTGCAACACAAGAGCCGGATTTCAAGGACGGCGGACAATTTATTATCGAAATGGACGGAATCAGTGTAACCTCAGATGTTACCTATTCAGCACCTAAATTCAGCGGCACTCTCCCCACCTACTGGGAATTCTGCATATGGGGCACAGAGGGCATGATAAGCTTCAACCTTGCCGAAGAGTGCATAAAGCTTTACAAGGGCGAAAAAACGGTTATCCCCTGTCCCGCAAAGCCTATGGACTACCTCAACGCATTCATGAAAGAAATAAAGGGCGAAAAGACCATTATGGACACCAAGGGTGTGCTGGATTCCCAGCGTCAGACGCTTCTTATTCAACAATTTGCGGATAAACAGTAA
- the spoIIIAC gene encoding stage III sporulation protein AC has product MDIAFILKIAGVGLTVAIAYQMLQRMGRDEQAILLSLAGVVMVLLLMVNEIERLFSSVRSIFGV; this is encoded by the coding sequence GTGGATATTGCTTTTATACTGAAAATAGCGGGTGTGGGACTGACGGTGGCAATAGCCTATCAGATGCTTCAGCGCATGGGTCGTGATGAGCAGGCAATTCTTCTGTCACTTGCAGGGGTGGTTATGGTACTGCTTCTCATGGTAAATGAAATAGAACGTTTGTTTTCTTCGGTGCGAAGTATATTCGGCGTATGA